In a genomic window of Rhizobium tumorigenes:
- a CDS encoding SDR family oxidoreductase, producing the protein MTNRLKDKVALVIGASRGIGKAVALRFKEEGAKLVLADFEENEGEATARELGADFIRTDVSSMEETVAAVSLAIERHGRLDIIVQNAGIYPWQLIEHTTPDDWDRVLAVNLRGCFNAARAALTPMKAQGSGTILFTSSITGPHVTSPGHGHYAASKAGINGFIRSAALEFSSYGITVNGVEPGNILTEAVQLHRSAAFIQNMEDSIPLGRLGTPRDVANAFLFLASDDAKYVTGTTIVVDGGQLLPEGADFKILPT; encoded by the coding sequence ATGACAAACAGACTGAAAGACAAGGTAGCATTGGTCATCGGCGCATCGCGCGGCATCGGCAAGGCCGTCGCCCTGCGGTTCAAGGAAGAGGGCGCAAAGCTCGTGCTCGCCGATTTCGAGGAAAACGAGGGCGAGGCAACCGCCAGGGAACTCGGAGCGGATTTTATTCGCACCGATGTCTCATCGATGGAGGAGACTGTCGCTGCCGTCTCGCTCGCCATCGAGCGCCATGGTCGCCTCGACATCATCGTCCAGAACGCCGGCATCTATCCCTGGCAGCTGATCGAACACACCACCCCTGATGACTGGGACCGGGTGCTGGCCGTCAACCTGCGCGGTTGCTTCAATGCCGCACGCGCAGCCCTCACGCCGATGAAGGCGCAGGGGTCGGGCACCATCCTCTTCACCTCGTCGATAACCGGCCCGCATGTCACCAGTCCCGGTCATGGCCACTATGCGGCCAGCAAAGCCGGCATCAACGGTTTCATCCGCTCGGCAGCACTGGAATTCTCGTCCTACGGCATCACCGTGAACGGCGTCGAGCCGGGCAACATCCTGACGGAGGCCGTCCAGCTACACCGCAGCGCCGCGTTCATCCAGAACATGGAAGATTCGATCCCGCTCGGCCGTCTCGGAACGCCCCGGGACGTCGCCAACGCCTTCCTGTTCCTCGCATCGGACGACGCGAAATACGTGACGGGCACGACGATCGTCGTTGATGGCGGACAGCTGTTGCCGGAAGGCGCCGACTTCAAGATCCTGCCGACCTGA
- a CDS encoding TlpA disulfide reductase family protein, translated as MHDLKTRGLRKPLTRRSVVAGGLGAAATLAYPHVAPARSFDNPPVFYSDHHQFTILEPSLVMAPTTLSGLDGKPKILKPASGKVTLVSFWATWCVFCKTDIPALAKLKASMGKRIDVAAVSIDKGDRGDVKLFLSDLSVAGLPIYLDPNGIVAGTDAASGQQFPLYGMPITYLVTPDQHIAGYIAGTADWLSKPGQDLLSYYS; from the coding sequence ATGCATGATCTGAAGACGCGCGGGCTGCGCAAGCCGTTAACGCGGCGGAGCGTTGTGGCTGGCGGCCTTGGTGCGGCAGCTACCCTTGCCTATCCGCACGTTGCGCCTGCGCGCTCTTTTGACAATCCGCCGGTGTTTTATTCTGACCATCACCAGTTCACCATTCTGGAGCCATCGCTCGTCATGGCGCCGACGACGCTGTCCGGCCTCGACGGGAAGCCAAAAATCCTGAAGCCTGCCAGTGGCAAAGTAACATTGGTCAGCTTCTGGGCAACGTGGTGTGTCTTCTGCAAGACGGATATTCCTGCCCTGGCGAAACTGAAGGCTTCCATGGGAAAGCGGATCGACGTCGCCGCAGTTTCAATCGACAAGGGAGATCGCGGAGACGTCAAGCTCTTCCTCTCCGATCTCTCCGTAGCGGGCTTGCCGATCTACCTCGATCCGAACGGTATAGTCGCGGGAACGGATGCTGCCTCAGGCCAGCAGTTTCCGCTTTATGGAATGCCGATTACCTATCTGGTAACGCCTGATCAGCACATAGCGGGCTATATCGCGGGGACGGCGGACTGGCTGAGCAAACCGGGCCAGGACCTGCTTTCCTATTACAGTTAG